From Rhodococcus sp. KBS0724:
CCTTTCGTGTACATGAAAAGGAGATCACTCTGTATCGCTAGTGCGGTATTCCTTTTGGCAGGGCCCCCGATTTCTGAAATGTTCCGAAGTCTGATAGGCGATCCTTCGCTGAGTGGAAATGAGATTTTGCCTCCAACTATAGATCGGATTGCGAGCTGGACACTTGTAGGACAGTATCCGGCGGTTATTTGGCTCGGCTACGTGTTCCTGGGCCTCGTGATTTATAGGGTCGGAATAATGGCGCAGAGTTCCCAGTTGGAGATCCTGAAAATCAGCATTCCTGTGTCGGTGTTGGCAACCGCAGCAGGGTACTTGCTGCGTGTCAATTATTTGGTCGGTCAAACTGCCATTTTGATTGGATCGGCTGGAATTGCTGTGACCATAACAGTGGGGGTGATTTTTATTGTCGACAGTATGCGCTCGGAACTTAGTAAATACATCAAAACCGTATTTTACCCAATAATGTTAATGGGTGCCATGCCGGTCACCATCTATTTCCTGCATGTGGTGTACTTCGCCATTCTGGCAGAGTTTACTCCTATCGGGAAAATTCAGGGTATGGACACATTTTTGGTAATCACTTTCGGGGGCGTAATATTCGCAGGTTTGTATCTGAGATTCTTTCAGCGTGGACCATTCGAAGCGCTCGTGCGAGCAATCACTCCAGCGCGAGACGAACTCTGTATGAGTCGCCGGGAGGAAGATAGATGAATGCGACTAATCGGGTGACGGCTGGGGCGCCGAGGAGTAGATACGTTAGGCGTGTCCGACGTTCAGTCGCACTGAAATCTATGCATGTCGGATATGATGGCGAGTATCGACGAACGGTAGGGGGAAAGATGGATCGGCGTTTTACGGCCAGTGTTGCATCCGCTGCGATTCTTGGATCAATGATGTACTTGTCGGCGTGCGGGGCTTCAGATTCGGGAAAAAGTGCGAGGGATGACACCGGTGAGAAGACTGAATCGACATCCGAAACGACCATAGTAAATGAAGTTTCTTATGTGCCCGAGGGGCCGGCTGTAGATTTCGGGGTCAACATAGTTCCAAGTGATGACATGAAGGATTCTCGTTTGACGAGCATTACTTCTTATCATCGTACGGGATTGAATGGTGACGAGATATTCATACAGTTTCCCCAGGACTCCGGGCAGTGCCTCGCGGCGAAAGCAGACGTATTAGAAACGGACAGTTCCGTAAGGGTGTCGCTTCACACTGGGACGCCTACCGACGCGGACGACATTGATTGCGGCAGCCTTGGAACCCTGGCGAGCTTGAAAATAAAGTTGAATTCTCCACTTGCAGATCGGAGTGTAGTTCAGTAACGGATTGAGACCTGCATCTCTTCGGTAAATGTGACGAGCTCAGGTTCGCGGTCCAATTCGTATATTCGGTGGTCCGATTGTGCCAGTTCCCGGCGAGTCAAATGTTTTCTATGAAATCTTTGTAAACACTGTGAGGGGAAAATGTCAGACGACTATGGTGAGTCGACACGGAAGAGTTTGGACATCTCCTCTAAGGCTACCTCCAGGAGATTAAGCCCTTTCTCCACCAAGTTGCCGGAAGATTTGCAAAAATCGATCAAGATAACCTGTGCCACCACCGGGATCAGAATGCAGGACGCGGTTCGTGAAGCGATGATTACTTGGTTGAACAGTGTGAACGGGAGTCGGAGCCAGTAAAGATCCACTAGTGAATAGCGATCGAAATCGTGGTGTGGTTGCAACGGCAGCTAATTCTTCGGGTCGATGCGCGAGAAATTGTTGTGTCGCCACGGGGTTCAGAGGCGCACAAGTCAGTGGATTACGCGCACTATAGCCGTACGTACCCGATCATTGCTCCCAAGCGATTCAGGCGGCCCACCAAGGGTAAGTGATGTCCGAAGGGGCATGAGATCGCACGGTGACTAGCTGATGTGGTCGGCGATGTAAGTCGGATGCCCGGGGTACCTTTGGAAGCGCGACGAGCACTAGGTCGCCACACTGACCAGACCGAAGCGAAAGCCGAAGTCCTGACCTGCAACAACCCTTGCAGATCGGTCATACGTGGCGACTTGATACTCATTCACCACCACAAACCAGAGCTACCGCGACACCACCCGTGGTCCAGCTCCGTCGCTCTCGCACAATCACCCCTCCAGCACGCCGAGCGGGAGGTGCCCACCACCGCACGCACCCACCGCCGGCCACACAAAAACCGAACGACACCTCCGGCGCCGTTGCCGCTACACAGCCCCGAGTGGTCAAGAAAGTCGTCGTACAAGTCGCCCCAGAACACCATACCGGGGACCCGACCCGTCAACCCACGCTGCGCTCTACGGGGTTGACCGCCCACCCTCGACATGGTGACAGGGGAGCGACTCTACCGACTCTCAGAAAGGCAGGCACATGACCGAAACAGCCGCTCCCACACGCTTTGTCGTAATACCCCGCACCGAAGAACACGGCGGATACGAGAACGAGTGCTTCACCCACTACGTCCAAGACAACCGCGGCCGCTACTGCCTACGCGGACCGATGGTCCAGTCGGACGCGGAATGGCTCGCGAACAAGATGAATACACAGTTGGACTAGCCAACTAACAAGGCCCGCACCGGATTCGGTGCGGGTCACACTTCTGTCAACGATTGGGTCAATTTCTGGCCCCTGATGGTCAAGCCCGCAGAAATGCGCTAACACGCTGCATCCGGGTGCGGTTGCGAGTCAGGCCGCGCGCTGCTACTTTGAATCTCGGTAGAGTTCCGGTGAAGAAATCAAATATCACGGAGGAAACGTGACCCCTTCAGAAGTCACCCAAGTGCTGCTGGACCGGATCCGATCCGGGATGTACAAAGTCGAAAGCGCGATGCCAACTCTCGACGACTTGAACCAAGAATTCTTCGGCGTCGATGCAGGCCCTCACCCCGGTCGAGCGGCCTATGCGCCGCTCATCAATGCAGGAATGGTCCAGAGCCGAAAAGGTCGGCACGGCGGTCACTTTCTGGTCTCCGAACTCCCGCCCGGCGGAAGCCATGCATTCGCCGCCGTGGCAGACCAAATCAAGGGCATCGCCGAGCAATTGGACGCCCTCCGGGACCGCGTGATGTACATCGTGGAATTCGAGGACAAATCGACCGGCGTCTACTTCGGCGAGAGCATCCACCCATCGCGACTCGCAGCGGAATCGTTCGCCGTAGAGATATTGGTCCGATTCGGAGAAGACAAAGACGTCGCCGAAAAGACCGTCGGCTATGCAGGATTCACTGCATCCGACGCGCGAAAATACGCAGTGCGGATATACGGGTCCACGCTCGGCGACGACAGGGTTGAAACCCGAGGCCGATCTCTCGATCGGTAGGCGCACGATCTTGGGCTAACCAACCAACAAGGCCCGCACCGGACCTTGGGTTCTAAGGATCGTCGCAACACCGCAGCTTAAGAGGTGCGATGGAATTCGAGATCCGGACGAATCGAAGCAGCGCGCAAGGACGTATGCCGCTCCGGAACGAGCGAGCGGCATACTTGCAGCTCATGAAGCAGGGGCTGAGCAACAACGAAGCTTGCCGAATCGTTGGAATCAATCCCAAAACCGGTCGGCGTTGGAGGAATGGACGCAACGCGTCCGGAGTGAGTGCAGCGGCGCCGCCGATCGATTCGGTGGTGCCTCTTGCTGGCCCCAGCCGGTACCTCGTGGCGTCCGATCGGGTGCACATCGCGGATCGATTGCGCGAGAACGCGACAATCCGCACGATAGCGTTTGAGTTAGGCCGAAGTCCTTCCACGATCAGTCGAGAGATCCGTCGAAATCGCCATCCGATTAGCGGCGACTACCGCCCCTTCGCTGCACAAACACGAGCAGACGCACGAAGGCCGAGACCGAAGATAGGTAAGATCACCGCGAATCCGCAACTGTGGCAATTCATTCAGGAACGATTGGGCTTGCGGTGGAGTCCTGAACAGATTTGCCAGACCCTCCGGCGGCAGTTTCCGCACCAGGATGAGATGCAGGTGGCCCACGAAACCATCTATCGATCTCTCTATTTTCAAGGTCGTGGCGCACTTCGACGAGAAGTTTCCGCTGCACTGAGGACCGGCCGCACCGCAAGAAAACCGCATCGCAGGGCCTCCGCGCGGAGGCCGCGTTTTACGTATCCGATGGTCATGATCAGCGAACGGCCCGACGAGGTGACAGATCGAGCCGTGGCCGGTCATTGGGAAGGAGATCTGATCATCGGCAAAGACAGCAATTCCGCGATTGGCACACTCGTCGAGCGCAGCACGCGATACTTGATTCTGCTGCACCTCCCACTCGGCCGAGGCGCAGAGTCGGTACGCCTTGCGTTGACTGAACGGATGAAACCCTTTCCTGCACATCTAGTTCGATCACTCACCTGGGACCAGGGGTCTGAACTGGCCTCGCACCGCCGATTCACGCTCGACACCCAGATTCCTGTCTATTTCTGCGACCCCGCCAGCCCGTGGCAGCGCGGCTCCAACGAGAACATGAACGGCTTGCTGCGGCAGTACTTTCCTAAGAGGACGAGCTTGGCATCGCACAGTCGCGAGCATCTCGATGCAGTCGCCGCCGAGCTCAACAACCGGCCCCGCAAAATACTCGGTTGGAGTACGCCCGAAAATCGCCTCCGCGGTTTGCTCGATAACTTGTCTCCGTAACCATCGCGACCGAGTTGCATCATCGTTCAACATCGCGATGAACTGTTATCCTGGCCGGGTGATCGTGATTCGACAGACATGGTGGCGGCTGCTCTCGCAGCCCGTCTAACCATGTCGTGGGCTGTATGCAGCCCACGCGCAAGTCAATCCTGACCGTGCTCGAGGTTCCGTACAGCCCCTGACCATTCAGGAGCCCTACGTTGACTTCCCTCGAAACCACCACTGCACGCAGCGACCGTCTGCACGACGACATCGCCGAAAACCCGAGCCGTTATCGAGTCCTCACCGGTGAACGCCCTACCGGTCCACTACATCTCGGACACTACTTCGGCACCCTCGCCGAAAGAGCCCGCCTGCACCAGCGCGGCGTCGACACCTTCATCATCCTCGCGGATTACCAGGTCATCACTGACCGCGACGCCATCGGCAACATCCGCGACAACGTGTACGGCGCTGTGCTGGACTACCTTGCCTCAGGCATCGACCCGCAACGAGCGACGATCTTCACCCACTCTGCGATACCCGCGCTGAACCAACTCCTGTTGCCG
This genomic window contains:
- a CDS encoding heparan-alpha-glucosaminide N-acetyltransferase domain-containing protein, translating into MTHIKIPKEEAEHFDLIGKVDRIAGIDIARGVAILGMFVLHAISTHETSPYLTAGLALFADQRAQILFAVLDGVSIGILTNVGAIKQDKRVRGFERRKIAVRGIYLIALGLFLTTLGSPIIVILDYYGVYFLLVLPFVYMKRRSLCIASAVFLLAGPPISEMFRSLIGDPSLSGNEILPPTIDRIASWTLVGQYPAVIWLGYVFLGLVIYRVGIMAQSSQLEILKISIPVSVLATAAGYLLRVNYLVGQTAILIGSAGIAVTITVGVIFIVDSMRSELSKYIKTVFYPIMLMGAMPVTIYFLHVVYFAILAEFTPIGKIQGMDTFLVITFGGVIFAGLYLRFFQRGPFEALVRAITPARDELCMSRREEDR
- a CDS encoding GntR family transcriptional regulator, which codes for MTPSEVTQVLLDRIRSGMYKVESAMPTLDDLNQEFFGVDAGPHPGRAAYAPLINAGMVQSRKGRHGGHFLVSELPPGGSHAFAAVADQIKGIAEQLDALRDRVMYIVEFEDKSTGVYFGESIHPSRLAAESFAVEILVRFGEDKDVAEKTVGYAGFTASDARKYAVRIYGSTLGDDRVETRGRSLDR
- a CDS encoding IS30 family transposase, yielding MPLRNERAAYLQLMKQGLSNNEACRIVGINPKTGRRWRNGRNASGVSAAAPPIDSVVPLAGPSRYLVASDRVHIADRLRENATIRTIAFELGRSPSTISREIRRNRHPISGDYRPFAAQTRADARRPRPKIGKITANPQLWQFIQERLGLRWSPEQICQTLRRQFPHQDEMQVAHETIYRSLYFQGRGALRREVSAALRTGRTARKPHRRASARRPRFTYPMVMISERPDEVTDRAVAGHWEGDLIIGKDSNSAIGTLVERSTRYLILLHLPLGRGAESVRLALTERMKPFPAHLVRSLTWDQGSELASHRRFTLDTQIPVYFCDPASPWQRGSNENMNGLLRQYFPKRTSLASHSREHLDAVAAELNNRPRKILGWSTPENRLRGLLDNLSP